The genomic interval GGTCGGTCCCAACGGGGCCGGCAAGACGACCCTCTTCAACGTCATCTCCGGTTACCTCAAGCCGACCTCCGGGGACATCGTCTTCGACGGCCGAAAGGTGACGGCCCTGGCGGCTCACGAGCGCTCGCGGATCGGCATGGTCCGGACGTTCCAGCAGAACGAGCTGTACGGGAAGTGTTCGGCCATCGAGAACATCCTCATGGGCCACCACCTGGCCTGCGGCGGCTGGAACTGCAACAAGGCCCTGCTGACCAGCGCCTTTGGGACCGCCGGCCGGAGGGCGCTCGAGCGGGAAGCCCACGAGCGGGCGGAGGAGATGCTCTCCTTCGTCGGCCTGAGCCACCGGGCCACGGTCGAGGCCAGGAGCATGCCCCACGGGGAACAGCGGATGCTCGGTATCGGCATCGCCCTCTCGGCTTCGCCGAGGCTGATCATGCTCGACGAGCCCGTCGGCGGGATGACCGCCACCGAGGCCAACAAGGTCATCGATCTGATCCATCAGGTCCGCTCGCGCGGGGTGAGCGTCCTCCTGATCGAACACAACATGAACGTGGTCATGGGGATCTCCGACCGGGTCTTCGTCCTCGATCACGGGGAGAAGATCGCCGCCGGTCTGCCCGCGGAAGTCCAAGCCAACCAGCGGGTCATTGAGGCCTATCTGGGGAAGTGGTGATCAGTCATGCTCGAACTGACCAACCTTGATGTTTTCTACGGCGGGATCCACGCCCTCCGGGGCGTCAACCTGAACGTCCAGGACGGGGAGTTCGTCGCCTTGATCGGCGCCAACGGCGCCGGCAAGACCACTCTCCTGCGGACTGTCTCGGGTCTGAAGCGGCCGTCCGGCGGCTCCCTCAAGTTCAACGGGCAGGAGCTCTCGGCGATGCCCCCCGAGCGGGTCGTGACCCTCGGCCTTTCCCACTGCCCGGAAGGCCGCCACGTCTGGAAGCACATGACCGTCCGCGAGAACCTGATGCTCGGAGCCTACGCCCGGCGAGGGTCGCGGGAGGTGGGGAAGGACCTTCAGCGGGTCTACACCATCTTCCCGAAGCTCAATGAGCGGCAGCGCCAGGCGGCCGGGACCCTGAGCGGCGGCGAACAGCAGATGCTGGCCGTCGGGCGGGCCCTGATGGGTGCCCCCAAGCTGCTCCTCCTGGATGAGCCGTCCCTGGGGCTGGCCCCGGTGGTCGTCCAGGAACTGGCCCGGGTCTTCAACCGGATCAACGGTGAAGGTACGACCATCCTCCTGGTTGAGCAGAACGCCAGCATGGCCTTGCGCCTGGCGGCCAGGACCTACGTCCTGGAGACCGGCGCAATAGTAAAAGAGGGGTCGAGCGAGAAACTGCTCGATGACCCCTCGATCAGAGACGCCTATCTCGGCGGCAAGAGTTTCAAGGCCGGGGCTCCGGCCTGATCGCCGGCCCCGCTCCACGGTCCGGTCCGGCCTGAGCCGATCCTCGGCTCAGGTCCGGGCCGGACTGGCGAATCTGAGGGCCTGGGCGATCTCGGCGGCCGACTTGGTGATCACTGGGACCAGGGCGCGGACCCGCTCCACGGACATCCGGGTGATCGGACCGGAGACGCTGATGGCGCAGAAGATCTTCCCGTCGGGGCCGATGATCGGCGCCCCCAGGCAGCGGGCCCCTGGCTCATATTCCTCGGTGTCGACGGCGTAACCCTGCTCCCGGCAACTGCGGATGTCGGCCAGCAGGGGGTCGACCGCGGTGATGGTGTTCGGCGTGTAGCGCTTCAGGCCCCCGGCCGCCATCTGCCTGATCTCTTCGTCCTTGACCCCCATGAGGATGGCCTTGCCGACGGCCGTGCCGTGGAGGGGCACCCCCCGGCCCACTTCGGAGAAGGTCCGCAGGAAGTGGGTCCCGGTGACCTGCTCGATGTAGGCGGCTTCGGCCCCGTCCTTGATCGCCAGGTTGGCCGTCTCGCCGGTCCGCTCCATTAGGGTCTGAAGGAACGGCCTGGTAACCTGACGAAGCATCGAGACGTAGGTGACCGAGTTGCCGATCTGGAAGACTCTAATCCCCAG from Bacillota bacterium carries:
- a CDS encoding IclR family transcriptional regulator, which translates into the protein MKASDSPRVRSVSRALAILEVMAREESPMGLVAISRLVDLDPTTTHRLLHTMDAHGFVTQNTDGRYSLGIRVFQIGNSVTYVSMLRQVTRPFLQTLMERTGETANLAIKDGAEAAYIEQVTGTHFLRTFSEVGRGVPLHGTAVGKAILMGVKDEEIRQMAAGGLKRYTPNTITAVDPLLADIRSCREQGYAVDTEEYEPGARCLGAPIIGPDGKIFCAISVSGPITRMSVERVRALVPVITKSAAEIAQALRFASPART
- a CDS encoding ABC transporter ATP-binding protein codes for the protein MLELTNLDVFYGGIHALRGVNLNVQDGEFVALIGANGAGKTTLLRTVSGLKRPSGGSLKFNGQELSAMPPERVVTLGLSHCPEGRHVWKHMTVRENLMLGAYARRGSREVGKDLQRVYTIFPKLNERQRQAAGTLSGGEQQMLAVGRALMGAPKLLLLDEPSLGLAPVVVQELARVFNRINGEGTTILLVEQNASMALRLAARTYVLETGAIVKEGSSEKLLDDPSIRDAYLGGKSFKAGAPA
- a CDS encoding ABC transporter ATP-binding protein, with translation MSLLEVQNCTMRFGGLVAVREATLDVKEGEIVGLVGPNGAGKTTLFNVISGYLKPTSGDIVFDGRKVTALAAHERSRIGMVRTFQQNELYGKCSAIENILMGHHLACGGWNCNKALLTSAFGTAGRRALEREAHERAEEMLSFVGLSHRATVEARSMPHGEQRMLGIGIALSASPRLIMLDEPVGGMTATEANKVIDLIHQVRSRGVSVLLIEHNMNVVMGISDRVFVLDHGEKIAAGLPAEVQANQRVIEAYLGKW